The following coding sequences lie in one Melopsittacus undulatus isolate bMelUnd1 chromosome 9, bMelUnd1.mat.Z, whole genome shotgun sequence genomic window:
- the MPHOSPH10 gene encoding LOW QUALITY PROTEIN: U3 small nucleolar ribonucleoprotein protein MPP10 (The sequence of the model RefSeq protein was modified relative to this genomic sequence to represent the inferred CDS: inserted 2 bases in 1 codon), producing the protein MAAVKGLETCLRVAGAAAARPERFLSVQDGLSSDFRALTKTLYDLNKALGSNIVRGGPLKELVIENFDEEQIWQQLELQNNEVLDFFKKSIARDAKDEGLCLLSDQEENDSDAETSSDQEFEDNIMDAETEQKNTKDKTKAKEKQSKLKESIMQKCSDEDSDLDFDIEALEQETKTAKETTLKKNGKXKSIVDDKFFKLAEMEAFLEHAEKENREEEDDINYFEDIISDDEEEESEGATVKPTKCSRDLTYEDFFDPVNDDLVANDGEDDQEEEVDSAIEDQNEESMSEVEDMNEMMVENMRSKEASKKVTFSLPDDSETEDITDTQLEKGSDPSEIKSSFEKRQEKMSKKIKSLEDELLKEKPWQLKGEVTGQKRPENSLLEETVLFDHAVRMAPVITEETTFQLEDIIKQRILDEAWDDVVPKEKPKEDAFEYKKRITLDAEKSKLSLAEIYEQEYMKLHQQKTEEEENPEHKEIQEMMDSLFQKLDALCNFHFIPKPPVPEVKIVSNLPAVSMEEVAPVAVSDAALLAPEEIKEKNKAGDVKTDAEKTPTDKKRERRKKKLRKRMKLREKEKRQKLLEKMKPEQGTKLNKKAAAAALKRLTKEGKVSLLKDEGKDKVLKSSQAFFSQLQDQVKMQIKDASKLKKKQKKQTATSVHKLKL; encoded by the exons ATGGCGGCGGTGAAGGGGTTGGAGACGTGCCTTAGGGTGGCGGGTGCCGCCGCGGCTCGCCCCGAACGCTTCCTGAG TGTACAAGATGGATTGTCTTCCGACTTCAGAGCATTGACAAAGACTCTCTATGACTTGAATAAAGCTCTGGGAAGTAATATAGTTCGCGGGGGTCCTCTAAAAGAGCTGGTGATAGAAAACTTTGATGAAGAACAGATTTGGCAGCAGCTAGAGCTCCAGAACAATGAAGTTCTCGATTTCTTCAAGAAGTCCATTGCAAGGGATGCCAAGGATGAAGGTCTTTGCCTTCTCTCAGATCAGGAAGAGAATGACTCTGATGCGGAGACCAGCAGCGACCAGGAATTTGAAGACAACATAATGGATGCAGAAACTGAACAGAAGAATACGAAAGataaaactaaagcaaaagaaaagcagagtaaaCTCAAAGAAAGCATAATGCAGAAATGCAGTGATGAGGATTCTGATCTGGACTTTGATattgaggcactggagcaggaaaCTAAAACAGCTAAGGAAACCACATTGAAAAAAAACGGGAA AAAATCTATAGTGGATGACAAGTTTTTCAAGCTGGCTGAGATGGAAGCTTTTTTAGAACAcgcagagaaggaaaacagggaggaagaagatgatattaattattttgaagACATCATCTCAGATGATGAGGAAGAAGAATCTGAAGGAGCTACAGTCAAA CCAACTAAATGTTCTAGAGACTTGACATATGAAGATTTCTTTGATCCGGTCAATGACGATTTAGTAGCTAATGATGGTGAAGATGATCAGGAAGAGGAAGTGGACAGTGCTATTGAAGACCAGAATGAAGAAAGCATGTCTGA GGTTGAGGATATGAATGAAATGATGGTGGAAAATATGAGAAGTAAAGAAGCTTCcaaaaaagttacttttagTTTGCCAGATGACAGTGAAACAGAAGATATTACTGATACACAGTTAGAGAAGGGCAGCGATCCCAGTGAAATAAAGTCATCTTTTgagaagagacaggaaaag atgagcaaaaaaataaaaagtttagaAGACGAGTTGTTAAAGGAGAAACCTTGGCAGCTTAAAGGAGAAGTGACTGGACAAAAACGCCCTGAAAACAGCCTTTTGGAGGAAACGGTACTTTTTGACCACGCAGTCCGAATGG CACCAGTGATTACGGAAGAAACTACTTTTCAGCTTGAAGATATCATTAAACAGAGAATACTGGATGAG GCATGGGATGATGTAgtaccaaaagaaaaaccaaaagaggaTGCTTTTGAATACAAGAAACGTATCACTTTGGATGCTGAAAAGAGTAAACTGAGTCTCGCTGAGATCTATGAGCAAGAATACATGAAACTTCACCAG CAAAAgactgaagaggaagaaaatcctGAACACAAAGAAATTCAGGAAATGATGGATTCACTCTTTCAGAAGCTGGATGCGCTTTGTAACTTCCACTTCATACCCAAACCG CCTGTGCCAGAAGTTAAAATAGTTTCAAACCTTCCAGCTGTAAGTATGGAAGAAGTAGCACCTGTTGCTGTTAGTGATGCTGCTCTCTTAGCACCAGAGGAGATCAAG gaaaagaacaaagctgGTGATGTAAAAACAGACGCAGAAAAGACTCCTACAGACAAAAAACGTGAACGAAGAAAGAAGAAGCTTCGTAAACGTATGAAGctaagagaaaaggagaaacgTCAAAAGCTTCTTGAAAAGATGAAACCAGAACAAGGCACAAAACTTAACaaaaaagctgctgcagcagcattaaAAAGGCTGACAAAAGAAGGCAAAGTCTCTCTGCTCAAG GATGAAGGTAAAGACAAGGTCTTGAAATCATCCCAAGCCTTCTTCTCTCAACTGCAAGATCAAGTAAAAATGCAAATCAAAGATGCAAGCAagttaaagaagaaacagaagaagcaGACAGCAACCTCTGTTCATAAACTGAAATTGTAA
- the MCEE gene encoding methylmalonyl-CoA epimerase, mitochondrial, whose protein sequence is MAASLGRAVAGLLTRLRTSATTTRTLLPSSYCSQNIPSCLWKLGRLNHVAIAVPDLEKAQSLYKDVLGAQVSETVALPEHGVYTVFVELGNTKLELLHPLGEKSPIASFLQKNKTGGMHHICIEVDDIKAAMTELKKKKIRILSEEPKIGAHGKPVIFLHPKDCHGVLVELEQA, encoded by the exons ATGGCGGCTTCCCTGGGGCGAGCGGTGGCCG GGCTTCTTACCAGATTGCGGACTTCAGCTACCACAACACGAACTCTATTACCATCCAGTTACTGTTCTCAAAACATTCCAAGCTGTTTGTGGAAACTGGGCCGACTTAATCACGTAGCAATTGCAGTACCTGATCTGGAGAAAGCTCAGTCCCTGTATAAAGATGTGTTAGGAGCACAGGTGAGCGAGACTGTTGCTCTTCCCGAACATGGTGTCTACACTGTTTTTGTGGAGCTGGGAAATACCAAGCTGGAACTTCTACATCCTTTAGGAGAGAAGAGTCCCATTGCAAGCTTTCTGCAAAAAAACAAGACTGGAGGAATGCACCATATCTGCATTGAG gTTGATGACATAAAAGCAGCTATgacagaactgaagaaaaaaaagatacgAATATTGAGTGAAGAGCCAAAAATAGGTGCACATGGCAAACCTGTGATTTTTCTTCACCCTAAAGATTGCCATGGAGTACTTGTGGAACTTGAGCAAGCTTGA